In Temnothorax longispinosus isolate EJ_2023e chromosome 10, Tlon_JGU_v1, whole genome shotgun sequence, a single window of DNA contains:
- the LOC139819941 gene encoding venom acid phosphatase Acph-1 has protein sequence MAGLRFVGITLTLFVCILPGLAVKELKLVHVLFAHKLYAPWDDDAKINVTSIPKTLSYENFISATTNIPVSAELNIYKLGVYLREIYNDFLGNTYTPEIMKARTTEHSLSILSAQLVNAGLWPPAGNQIWIENLKWQPIPTDYLELEEDTLMLGSLCPNFISQMNQILQTTETQRMLAQYQPLFDYLTKHTERNISTPSDVALLYATLETLAERNDMLPNWAKDVFPDGSMRNVTLLEYDLLSATHLQRQLNGGIFLGEIIGNSLKYIVGDISRNRKMMVYSGDARNIVGVLKNLDLWSPHIPNEASALIFELYFDNDTGIHGMKINYYMDIDDTMITLTLPNCTDICPLQTLINATINLIPQDSRSLCGWSTENLTKEKKKEEFNSSNYNGFISYQSKILIFILILFYVAFNV, from the exons ATGGCCGGGCTACGGTTTGTCGGCATCACGCTCACATTATTTGTCTGCATACTTCCCGGTTTAGctgtaaaagaattaaaattagtgCACGTT CTGTTCGCGCATAAGTTGTACGCGCCGTGGGATGACGATGCAAAAATCAACGTGACCAGTATCCCGAAAACTTTATCATACGAAAACTTTATTTCCGCCACGACGAATATACCAGTG AGTGCAGAGCTCAACATATACAAACTCGGGGTGTATTTGCGGGAGATCTACAACGATTTTTTGGGCAACACATATACGCCCGAAATTATGAAGGCACGTACAACGGAACATTCCTTGTCGATTTTATCGGCCCAGCTCGTTAATGCCGGTTTGTGGCCGCCTGCAGGAAATCAAATATGGATTGAGAATCTCAAGTGGCAACCGATACCAACTG ATTACCTGGAATTGGAAGAGGACACATTGATGCTGGGGTCTCTATGtccgaattttatttcacagaTGAACCAGATATTGCAAACAACCGAAACCCAAAGGATGCTAGCTCAGTATCAACCTTTGTTCGATTATCTTACTAAACACACTGAAAGAAATATCAGTACTCCATCGGATGTGGCTCTCTTGTATGCTACTTTAGAAACGTTG gCGGAGCGAAATGATATGTTACCCAATTGGGCGAAGGACGTGTTCCCCGATGGTTCAATGCGCAACGTCACCTTGTTGGAATATGATCTTCTTTCGGCGACTCATCTGCAGAGACAGTTGAACGGTGGAATCTTTTTAGGAGAGATTATCGGTAActcgttaaaatatatagtaggCGATATATCAAGGAATCGAAAAATGATGGTGTATAGCGGTGACGCGAGAAACATCGTCGGGGTTCTGAAAAATCTTGATCTCTGGTCGCCTCACATTCCCAATGAAGCGTCTGCGTTGATATTCGAATTATACTTTGATAACGATACGGGTATTCACGGGATGAAG attaattattacatggaTATCGACGACACGATGATCACTCTGACACTACCAAACTGCACAGATATATGTCCACTACAGACTTTAATAAATGCCACTATCAATCTAATACCTCAGGACTCGCGATCTTTATGTGGCTGGTCTACCGAAAACttaacgaaagagaaaaaaaaggaggaattTAACTCATCGAATTACAATGGATTCATTTCGTATCAAagcaagattttaatatttattttaatattattttatgtagctTTTAATGTTTAA
- the LOC139820286 gene encoding LOW QUALITY PROTEIN: uncharacterized protein (The sequence of the model RefSeq protein was modified relative to this genomic sequence to represent the inferred CDS: deleted 1 base in 1 codon): MIDGNISMEEDTELRDLVVQTLESNGVLAKIRAELRASVFLALEEQDSVMNPEPLLNKTVKQYLSNSEGKLLFSLVREFLEYFGLDYTISVYDPETYFGKEYNYVGRNKLCEELGIDSTEPLLGEILKNSINGAFNSSQKNKTSNRHDETDEATTNFANATFEVSVPKIIHTESVSSSNDNDSSEKLESISEQSPKVPINVTITDKKCKDPPRGADDKHQSSLRESTMDTDGIEGNRNNNVTFDKSTATPHGTCTATNDVAAQETDDSTVTSNQMSPLNKSESLIKFDDSIVIDTQANQNEDISKQNSINSLDLSIENNVQSKKPVNAGSNFGKTIYFDEIIVGGERKNVSTMNKAEPFLEGLPTINQKATSIFSDLPPLNGKKANINDLKELMDIGLAADGIDNYEEDFVSSASGSANEQSPTKEPDKIDSPLNVRTKKEEKPQSARTEDLSEEIEEMDEILSSTSCTCEKLKTRIQKTEQTILRRIQRVVEQEEESCDKSRDSSDSDRMLLRGTRNTSKKSSSPKRDPAFSHANVLNEDAMRVNYRCYCQHFLHVPRNLPRPFSNGTSTLERCNEELSFVQAIVWLKSAIVCASQIPVEHVQQIFDRQWDARGNRHREDERTDVEELQSTSPVMINDLSVSDGTNLRDTFATSTPLNISNVCVYTPQRAVFNSRFENTPENKLSWTQWTHASSNTCHITREKEKEVRSYIIPETDVESIVSEEDEDEEDFDMTNYGIPEHQCFEFEKDVGCSVQRGSTSGIEQMNKIFQKNHADVPSECKFILPARNLQSIDPIFDLENNFNRECFISTRNQNYLVDKVPESDGSPKSLVITEKAVSQMSNVNPDKYFDILLDSTGNSPALRMSNTIAEYPNEDSAYSTSRYDIFNYDGAVEARSIAGNKRLSDTEYYSKLQPCKKKTITYETGKISSSIDGMSTSSNGSLESFTSAKDIFQISDGYNDEDSDVQIVNYDEQINDSTSGILEHDAAVAAAESIDDKCTPNIEHRYEPHPRNEKTRTSEKTTASASIIQGAVIPNTNIGHRYNLRPRNNRKISFKKVARSSIIGKSGRARDLLEKENENEDKIISADWLNLTLESLRIDRVITESTKVILSTLCDKKTMEEYVMKKRQRNIYWKDSLEEEAVNTVLNISDIFTKEKKPNICIKVIVTAIVKTLNEIMRENQTSYTETSIWIYRVQIILEFCNSLPICVKVIDYLVTKLKSLQSVLTKNEGKIRKNTHVVINHVHLVFYALNIAFGKYRTIIPSDQRSRFVEKIIPHVADLWKLQYIDKELEYIGLDLDTAEKRWLNALENSAVVFTKHYFVQFAEKSLSLVRVLISQSNMKITYNIFKSSKIKAYNIN; the protein is encoded by the exons atGATAGACGGGAACATCTCGATGGAGGAGGACACGGAATTGCGGGACCTGGTGGTGCAGACCCTGGAGAGCAACGGCGTCCTCGCTAAGATACGG GCGGAACTCAGGGCGAGCGTGTTTCTGGCACTCGAGGAACAGGATTCGGTTATG AATCCCGAGCCACTTCTCAACAAAACTGTAAAGCAGTACCTGTCTAATTCAGaaggaaaattattgttttcctTAGTTAGGGAGTTCCTAGAATACTTTGGTCTCGACTACACAATATCTGTATATGATCCAGAAACATACTTTGGAAAGGAATATAACTATGTAGggagaaataaattgtgcgAAGAATTAGGTATTGATTCAACCGAGCCATTGCTGGGAGAAATTCTCAAGAATAGCATCAACGGTGCCTTTAATAGCTCACAGAag AACAAAACTAGCAACAGACACGATGAGACGGATGAAGCCACgacaaattttgcaaatgcGACATTCGAAGTGTCTGTACCCAAAATAATCCACACAGAGTCCGTGTCGTCGTCAAACGATAATGATTCCTCTGAAAAATTAGAGAGCATTTCCGAGCAGAGTCCGAAAGTTCCAATAAACGTGACAATAACGGACAAGAAATGCAAAGATCCGCCGCGTGGCGCCGACGATAAGCATCAATCTTCTCTCAGGGAGAGTACAATGGACACTGATGGAATTGAAGGTAACAGGAACAataatgtaacttttgatAAGAGCACCGCAACGCCACACGGCACATGCACGGCGACGAACGATGTGGCAGCACAGGAGACTGATGATAGTACCGTTACGTCTAATCAAATGAGTCCGTTAAACAAATCCGAATCCTTAATTAAGTTCGACGACTCTATAGTGATCGACACGCAAGCAAATCAAAATGAGGATATATCTAAGCAAAACAGTATAAATAGCTTGGATCTAAGTATAGAGAATAATGTACAAAGTAAAAAGCCGGTTAACGCGGGAAGCAACTTCGGGAAAACGATATATTTTGACGAGATTATCGTCGGCGGGGAGCGGAAGAACGTTAGTACAATGAATAAAGCCGAGCCTTTTCTAGAAGGTTTGCCGACCATAAATCAGAAAGCTACGTCTATATTTAGCGATTTGCCGCCATTAAACGGCAAAAAGGCCAACATTAACGATCTGAAGGAATTAATGGATATTGGGCTTG cTGCAGATGGTATAGATAACTATGAAGAAGACTTTGTGTCGTCCGCATCAGGTAGCGCAAACGAGCAAAGTCCCACTAAGGAGCCCGACAAGATAGACAGTCCTCTCAACGTACGAacgaagaaagaggaaaagccTCAAAGTGCCCGTACCGAAGATTTAAGCGAAGAAATCGAAGAAATGGACGAAATCTTGAGTAGTACCTCTTGC ACGtgcgaaaaattgaaaactcgGATTCAGAAGACGGAGCAAACGATTCTTCGTAGAATACAACGAGTAGTGGAGCAGGAGGAGGAATCTTGCGATAAAAGTCGTGATTCGAGTGACTCGG atCGCATGCTGCTTCGCGGTACAAGAAATACCTCAAAAAAATCATCCTCGCCGAAGAGAGATCCCGCATTTTCCCATGCAAACGTTCTCAACGAAGACGCTATGCGCGTCAACTACAGGTGCTATTGTCAACATTTTCTACACGTACCACGTAATTTGCCTCGACCGTTCAGCAACGGGACATCTACCTTAGAGCGATGCAATGAGGAGTTGAGTTTCGTTCAGGCTATTGTCTGGTTGAAATCTGCCATCGTCTGTGCCTCTCAAATTCCAGTCGAGCACGTGCAACAGATATTTGACAGACAGTGGGATGCACGCGGTAATCGTCACCGCGAAGATGAGCGTACTGATGTTGAAGAACTGCAATCGACATCTCCCGTGATGATTAACGATTTATCGGTATCTGACGGAACAAACCTGAGGGATACTTTCGCAACGTCAACTCCTCTCAATATTTCCAACGTATGCGTTTATACTCCTCAAAGAGCTGTCTTTAACTCTAGATTTGAAAATACACCGGAAAATAAGCTATCTTGGACACAATGGACACACGCAAGTTCCAACACGTGTCACATCacgagagaaaaggaaaaagaagtaaGATCCTACATAATTCCAGAAACGGATGTGGAATCGATCGTAAGTGAAGAGGATGAGGATGAAGAAGATTTTGATATGACTAATTATGGCATACCTGAGCATCAGTGCTTTGAATTTGAAAAAGATGTAGGATGCTCAGTGCAGAGAGGATCGACAAGTGGTATTGAGCAGATGAACAAGATTTTCCAAAAGAACCACGCTGACGTTCCGAgtgaatgtaaatttattttaccagCGAGAAACCTGCAATCTATCGACCCAATATTTgatttggaaaataattttaatagagaGTGCTTCATCTCAACGAGAAACCAAAATTATTTAGTCGATAAGGTGCCAGAATCTGACGGCAGTCCGAAAAGCTTGGTTATAACTGAAAAAGCCGTGTCTCAAATGTCAAATGTTAACCCTGACAAATATTTCGACATTCTACTCGATAGCACTGGTAATAGTCCCGCCTTGCGGATGAGCAATACCATCGCTGAATATCCAAACGAGGACAGTGCGTACAGTACGTCACGttacgatatatttaattacgatGGCGCGGTAGAAGCGAGATCTATTGccggtaataaacgtttatcgGACACCgaatattattctaaattgCAACCATGcaaaaaaaagacaattacATACGAGACAGGGAAGATCTCCTCTTCGATTGACGGGATGTCGACATCCAGCAATGGCAGTCTTGAAAGTTTCACAAGtgcaaaagatatttttcaaatatcagATGGTTATAATGATGAGGATTCCGACGTTCAGATCGTCAATTACGATGAGCAGATAAACGATAGCACCTCTGGAATTTTGGAACATGATGCTGCAGTGGCAGCCGCGGAGTCTATCGACGATAAATGCACACCGAACATCGAGCATCGTTACGAACCACATCCTCGCAACGAAAAGACACGTACATCCGAGAAAACGACGGCTTCTGCTTCCATAATACAAGGAGCTGTAATACCGAATACTAATATCGGACATCGTTACAATTTGCGACCTCGTAATAACAGAAAGATTAGCTTCAAGAAAGTGGCCCGTTCTTCTATAATAGGGAAATCGGGACGAGCACGGGATCtattagagaaagaaaacgaaaatgaagacaaaattatttctgccGACTGGTTGAATTTGACTCTAGAGTCGCTACGTATAGACCGTGTAATCACCGAGTCGACTAAAGTGATTCTCTCGACGCTTTGCGATAAGAAAACGATGGAGGAATACGTGATGAAAAAACGGCAGAGGAATATTTATTGGAAAGATAGTTTGGAAGAGGAAGCTGTGAACACGGTACTGAATATAtctgatatttttacaaaagagAAGAAGCCCAACATATGCATAAAAGTAATCGTGACAGCAATAGTCAAAACTCTGAATGAGATAATGCGTGAAAACCAGACAAGTTATACCGag ACATCCATATGGATATATCGTGTACAAATAATCCTGGAGTTTTGTAACTCATTGCCGATATGCGTCAAGGTAATCGATTACTTGGTGACGAAATTAAAATCGCTTCAGTCTGTGCTGACCAAAAATGAGGGGAAAATTCGGAAAAACACCCATGTCGTGATAAATCACGTGCATTTGGTATTTTACGCGTTAAACATCGCTTTTGGAAAATATCGTACAATTATACCGAGCGACCAAAGATCTCGATTTGTGGAAAAAATTATACCTCATGTCGCGGATCTTTGGAAATTACAATACATTGACAAGGAACTTGAATATATAGGTTTAGACTTGGATACTGCGGAGAAGCGATGGTTAAATGCTTTGGAAAATAGTGCGGTAGTTTTCACGAAgcattattttgtacaattcGCCGAAAAGTCACTTTCGCTAGTCCGT GTGCTAATCTCGCAATCTAACATGAAGataacatataacatttttaaaagttcAAAGATCAAAGcgtacaatattaattag
- the LOC139819951 gene encoding mitochondrial import inner membrane translocase subunit Tim13, whose translation MDALATGNLTGSQRDELMQQLKQQIAVANAQELLTKMTEKCFKKCIGKPGTSLDSSEQKCIAMCMDRYMDSFNLVSKTYSERLQRERNRM comes from the exons ATGGACGCGTTGGCGACGGGAAACTTGACGGGTTCGCAGCGGGACGAGTTGATGCAGCAATTGAAGCAACAAATAGCGGTCGCCAATGCTCAGGAACTGCTCACG AAAATGACGGAGAAATGCTTCAAAAAGTGCATAGGCAAGCCGGGCACTTCGTTGGACAGCTCGGAACAG AAATGCATAGCGATGTGCATGGATCGTTACATGGACTCGTTTAATCTTGTGTCGAAAACATACAGCGAACGACTTCAAAGAGAACGCAACAGAATGTAA